A region of Halococcus sediminicola DNA encodes the following proteins:
- a CDS encoding ABC transporter permease subunit yields the protein MFEVARYEGERKLVLGATIAIAASFYGAMFVALSPAYSDFDLEAIFSNFPQQFTEGFGLAAFNTLPGLLAVELYQFGWILVLGLYLAYTAAGLVAGDIETGRMDTLLSAPISRTRLVGEEFLSMLVPILAVNAITPIVLYVGSVLIDKPLDVTNLVALHALAVPYLLCCAAVGFALSVFLGSESLAQNASVGVLVVAFLVETAFIGTDLEFLGVLTPMNYFDPTEILVNANYDLAGAGILLVAAVILVLAGQWRFGWMDIQ from the coding sequence ATGTTTGAGGTCGCACGCTACGAGGGCGAACGCAAACTGGTGCTCGGGGCCACTATTGCAATCGCGGCGAGTTTCTACGGCGCGATGTTCGTCGCGCTCTCGCCCGCCTATTCCGATTTCGACCTCGAAGCGATCTTCAGTAACTTCCCCCAGCAGTTCACCGAGGGGTTCGGTCTTGCGGCGTTCAACACCCTTCCGGGACTGCTCGCGGTCGAACTCTATCAGTTCGGCTGGATACTCGTGCTTGGCCTCTATCTCGCCTACACCGCTGCTGGACTGGTCGCGGGTGACATCGAGACAGGCCGGATGGATACCCTCCTTTCCGCGCCAATCTCCCGAACGAGACTCGTCGGTGAGGAATTTCTCTCCATGCTAGTGCCGATTCTCGCAGTCAACGCCATCACGCCGATCGTGCTCTACGTCGGTTCGGTACTCATCGACAAACCGCTCGACGTTACGAACCTCGTCGCGCTCCACGCGCTGGCGGTGCCGTATCTGCTGTGTTGTGCGGCGGTCGGGTTCGCACTCTCAGTGTTTCTCGGCAGCGAGAGCCTCGCCCAAAACGCCTCGGTCGGCGTGCTTGTGGTGGCCTTCCTCGTCGAGACGGCGTTCATCGGCACGGATCTGGAGTTCCTCGGCGTTCTCACCCCGATGAACTACTTCGATCCGACCGAGATTCTCGTCAACGCCAACTACGATCTCGCAGGCGCAGGAATCCTGCTTGTGGCCGCCGTGATATTGGTTCTCGCCGGTCAGTGGCGGTTCGGGTGGATGGATATCCAATGA
- a CDS encoding TetR/AcrR family transcriptional regulator encodes MRGFSDEERDRIREQLIETGRELLLTYGPKKTTVEDITDPVGIAKPTFYQFFDAKTDLYIVILERELQEYMETARSELEGVNDPQEALERLFWCYAEFGEGNRFIQQTVIQGNYQDIIGSGKSEQLDNLVRTEMAEFIPLIEDIQGRSDGPVSEMDPLTVLGIMGSSIGLLVLHKDEYEQYEGQFEGIEEGYYYHMQDTLITTLARGLTVEG; translated from the coding sequence ATGCGTGGTTTCAGCGACGAGGAACGAGATCGCATTCGAGAACAGTTGATCGAGACAGGACGTGAATTACTACTCACGTACGGACCGAAGAAAACGACGGTCGAGGACATCACAGATCCCGTCGGGATCGCGAAACCGACGTTCTACCAGTTCTTCGACGCGAAAACCGACCTCTACATCGTGATTCTGGAACGCGAACTACAGGAGTACATGGAAACCGCCCGGTCAGAGCTTGAGGGCGTCAACGACCCCCAAGAGGCACTGGAGCGATTGTTCTGGTGTTATGCTGAGTTCGGCGAAGGGAACCGGTTCATCCAGCAAACAGTCATTCAGGGCAACTACCAGGATATAATTGGAAGCGGAAAATCGGAGCAGCTCGACAATCTAGTTCGAACCGAGATGGCGGAGTTCATTCCTCTCATCGAAGACATCCAGGGTCGAAGTGATGGTCCAGTCTCTGAGATGGACCCACTCACTGTTCTGGGCATCATGGGGTCATCGATCGGTCTGTTGGTGCTCCACAAGGACGAATACGAGCAATACGAGGGTCAGTTCGAGGGTATCGAGGAAGGCTACTACTACCACATGCAGGACACGTTGATCACAACCCTCGCACGAGGATTGACAGTCGAAGGATGA
- a CDS encoding ATP-binding cassette domain-containing protein, translating to MPRGSVYGLLGPNGAGKTTAIRILTTLLRPDAGTATVLGHDVVQDAADVRAKVSLTGQYASVDEDLTGHENLVLVGRLLGFSWRDAKKRADELLTAFGLEDAATRQVRTYSGGMRRRLDVAASLVVTPEVLFLDEPTTGLDPRSRNQVWAIIRAIAAEGTTVLLTTQYLDEADRLADRLAVIDNGRVIAEGTSRELKAAVGASTLHLQVQDPRRREEAEAILRDHFSMDVHNGTDRDTLSASVPHDEEPAAVLTALSDAGVNVAEFSLGQASLDEVFLALTGQPAEDTTEEVAA from the coding sequence ATACCCCGGGGCTCCGTATACGGGCTTTTAGGTCCTAACGGAGCCGGTAAGACCACGGCGATACGAATACTCACGACGTTGCTCCGCCCTGACGCCGGCACTGCGACCGTTCTCGGGCACGACGTCGTTCAGGACGCAGCCGACGTCCGTGCAAAGGTGAGTCTCACGGGCCAGTACGCCTCGGTCGACGAGGACCTCACTGGACACGAGAACCTCGTCCTCGTGGGACGCCTGCTCGGCTTCTCGTGGCGAGACGCGAAGAAGCGCGCCGATGAACTACTCACGGCCTTCGGCCTCGAAGACGCTGCCACGCGCCAGGTACGGACGTACTCCGGTGGTATGCGGCGTCGACTCGACGTCGCCGCGAGCCTCGTCGTCACACCCGAGGTGCTGTTCTTAGACGAGCCGACGACAGGTCTCGACCCACGCAGCCGAAATCAGGTCTGGGCCATCATCCGCGCCATCGCTGCCGAAGGAACTACTGTTCTTCTCACCACGCAGTATCTCGACGAGGCCGACCGTCTCGCCGATCGCCTCGCCGTCATCGACAATGGCCGCGTCATCGCTGAGGGGACGAGCCGCGAACTGAAGGCCGCCGTGGGTGCGAGCACTCTCCATCTTCAAGTCCAAGATCCGAGACGCCGAGAAGAAGCCGAAGCTATCTTGCGAGACCACTTCAGCATGGACGTCCATAATGGAACCGACCGGGATACCCTCTCCGCGAGCGTTCCACACGATGAAGAGCCAGCGGCGGTGCTGACGGCACTCTCGGATGCCGGCGTAAATGTCGCCGAGTTCTCGCTCGGGCAGGCGAGCCTCGACGAGGTCTTCCTCGCACTCACCGGTCAACCCGCTGAGGACACGACGGAGGAGGTGGCCGCATGA
- a CDS encoding methyltransferase domain-containing protein, producing the protein MKSDAFGRAIHDYQRGKMDEPLIQRDGKEAREHPVEENYFGELDPTAGKRGGWRVSWLDGPLLDMGAGAGRDTVYFQDHFETVAIEVSEHLVETMRERGVNDARYADMFALRKTFERDRFQSALAIGTQLGLAGSMQGLRQFLGDLAFVTTSDATAVLDGFDPEEEESANMLGYRADPTTGLAYRVMHFEYECDVDKTLLFRLFSPDRVQEAVVGTEWDVAKISRPTNTYRPHYQVALSKS; encoded by the coding sequence ATGAAATCCGATGCATTCGGTCGTGCTATTCACGACTATCAGCGCGGCAAAATGGATGAACCACTTATTCAACGGGATGGTAAAGAAGCCCGTGAGCACCCAGTTGAGGAAAACTACTTTGGCGAACTCGATCCTACTGCCGGTAAGCGTGGTGGGTGGCGCGTGTCGTGGCTCGATGGCCCATTACTAGATATGGGTGCAGGTGCGGGGCGTGATACGGTCTACTTTCAGGATCACTTCGAAACAGTCGCCATCGAGGTGAGTGAGCACCTTGTCGAGACGATGCGTGAGCGTGGTGTCAATGACGCTCGTTATGCCGATATGTTCGCGCTCCGCAAGACGTTCGAACGCGACCGATTCCAGTCGGCGCTCGCAATTGGAACCCAGCTAGGTCTCGCGGGGTCAATGCAAGGTCTTCGCCAGTTTCTCGGCGATCTCGCGTTCGTGACGACATCCGACGCAACTGCCGTGCTTGACGGCTTTGATCCTGAAGAGGAGGAATCCGCCAATATGCTCGGGTACCGAGCCGATCCGACAACTGGACTCGCCTACCGGGTGATGCACTTCGAATATGAGTGCGATGTTGATAAGACGCTTTTATTCCGGCTATTCAGTCCAGACAGGGTGCAAGAGGCTGTGGTGGGTACCGAGTGGGATGTTGCTAAGATTAGTCGACCTACCAACACATACAGACCTCACTATCAGGTAGCGCTGTCGAAGTCGTAA
- a CDS encoding glycosyltransferase family 2 protein has translation MSDRSPMSVLLPTTRWTDACGELAAQLGDSDELLVIHDSGDDPVTGQENHYEGVQLVAAGEPEGCSGKANAIVTGMEAARHDRLVWTDDDFHHPPDWLATLSADYEQRGPVSEVPYFVGQDPLSVLLEPLYASAGSLGLYLGNQIWGGAVMFDRGDIDETAFLDELRRTVSDDGLLMEYLEVTTVGRTHIVPIGGTIHEAIERPVRWTKILRWHFPGTVTGICLVLVLALVAAILAPLPMVVALTMLHFAVNEVLGVRRWTAALAYPALFAFVPLVPYALVRRTFVWGGRRYRWRGKFDVSVVK, from the coding sequence ATGTCTGACCGGTCACCGATGAGTGTCCTTCTGCCGACGACGAGGTGGACCGACGCATGCGGGGAGCTGGCCGCCCAACTCGGAGATAGCGACGAGCTGTTGGTCATCCACGATAGCGGGGACGACCCCGTCACCGGTCAGGAAAATCACTACGAAGGCGTCCAGCTCGTCGCCGCAGGGGAGCCGGAGGGCTGTTCGGGAAAGGCCAACGCCATCGTCACCGGGATGGAGGCCGCGCGCCACGACCGCCTCGTCTGGACTGACGACGATTTCCACCACCCTCCGGACTGGCTGGCGACCCTCAGCGCGGACTATGAGCAGCGTGGCCCGGTGTCAGAGGTACCGTATTTCGTCGGACAAGACCCTCTGTCGGTGCTGCTCGAACCACTGTACGCCTCAGCAGGCTCACTGGGCCTCTACCTCGGCAACCAGATATGGGGTGGCGCGGTCATGTTCGACCGCGGCGACATCGACGAGACAGCGTTTCTTGATGAACTGCGGCGGACCGTCAGCGACGACGGACTCCTCATGGAGTACCTTGAGGTGACGACGGTCGGCCGGACACACATCGTTCCCATTGGTGGGACCATTCACGAGGCGATTGAGCGGCCAGTCCGGTGGACGAAGATTCTTCGGTGGCATTTCCCCGGCACCGTCACCGGGATCTGTCTCGTTTTGGTGCTCGCACTCGTGGCTGCAATCTTGGCCCCGCTCCCTATGGTGGTGGCCTTGACGATGTTGCACTTCGCCGTCAACGAAGTCCTGGGCGTCCGTCGGTGGACGGCTGCGCTCGCCTACCCGGCACTGTTCGCGTTCGTGCCTCTCGTCCCGTACGCGCTGGTCCGCCGGACGTTCGTCTGGGGCGGCCGGCGATATCGCTGGCGCGGGAAGTTCGACGTTTCGGTTGTCAAGTAG
- a CDS encoding dihydrofolate reductase family protein translates to MGNVIVSEFVSVDGVMEDPVWTFEFDRGDDGDAFKLDEVMASDALLLGRVTYEGFAEAWPGQTDETGFADKFNSMTKYVVSTTLEEPLEWNNSTLIDENVADEVSTLKQELDGDILVNGSAQLVQTLMEHDLVDEYRLMTFPVILGNGKRLFEDPSDTTALQLVDTKTVGSDVLILTYQPERQEN, encoded by the coding sequence ATGGGTAACGTAATCGTCTCGGAGTTCGTGTCGGTGGACGGCGTCATGGAAGACCCGGTTTGGACGTTCGAGTTCGACCGCGGAGACGACGGAGACGCGTTCAAACTCGACGAAGTGATGGCAAGCGACGCGCTGTTGCTGGGGCGAGTGACCTACGAGGGGTTCGCGGAGGCGTGGCCGGGCCAGACGGACGAAACGGGGTTCGCCGATAAGTTCAACAGTATGACCAAGTACGTCGTCTCGACGACCCTCGAGGAACCCCTCGAATGGAACAACTCGACGCTCATCGATGAAAACGTCGCGGACGAGGTCTCTACCCTGAAGCAGGAGCTGGACGGCGACATTCTGGTCAACGGCAGCGCACAGCTCGTCCAAACACTGATGGAACACGATCTGGTCGACGAGTACCGGCTCATGACTTTCCCCGTCATCTTAGGGAACGGGAAGCGCCTCTTCGAAGATCCGAGCGATACGACAGCGCTACAACTCGTGGATACGAAAACGGTCGGTTCGGACGTCCTCATCCTCACTTACCAGCCAGAGAGACAAGAAAACTAA
- a CDS encoding ABC transporter ATP-binding protein, whose protein sequence is MAAIEVNGLTKDYGDVRAIESLSFAVEDGEIFGFLGPNGAGKSTTIRTLMGFQSPTEGGASVLGHDITDRSAMIEAKRHVGYIPAEMGFDESVTGRRFLRYQASLKGDTRSDELLELFDPPMDREIGEYSTGNKRKLAVVLAFMHDPDLVIMDEPTSGLDPLMQERFYEFIRGERARGKTFFFSSHILSEVQKICDRVGVIRNGHLVELEDVETLLERGGKRVSIRVAEPVEAGAFAIEGAHDVSVTGDEQPVQPTAADGSGDGPSTESDDTSSDGRDGTSVNFTYTGDYNALLEHLIGYDVLDLDIEDAPLEDVFMRFYGEVDPDRKSGTVGRQANV, encoded by the coding sequence ATGGCAGCGATCGAAGTAAACGGTCTCACGAAAGACTACGGAGACGTTCGTGCAATCGAGTCACTATCGTTTGCCGTCGAAGATGGTGAAATCTTCGGCTTTCTCGGACCGAACGGGGCAGGCAAGTCTACCACAATTCGGACGCTGATGGGGTTCCAATCGCCGACCGAGGGGGGCGCGAGCGTGCTCGGCCACGACATCACCGACCGAAGCGCGATGATCGAGGCCAAGCGACACGTGGGGTACATCCCCGCGGAGATGGGTTTCGACGAGAGCGTTACCGGCCGGCGGTTTCTGCGGTACCAGGCGTCGCTCAAGGGCGATACGCGCAGCGATGAGTTGCTGGAACTGTTCGACCCGCCGATGGATCGCGAGATCGGCGAGTATTCGACGGGCAACAAGCGCAAGCTCGCGGTCGTGCTCGCGTTCATGCACGATCCCGACCTCGTCATCATGGACGAACCCACCTCGGGGCTGGATCCACTGATGCAGGAGCGGTTCTACGAGTTCATTCGCGGCGAACGGGCCAGGGGCAAAACGTTCTTCTTTTCCTCGCACATCCTGAGCGAGGTCCAGAAGATCTGCGACCGAGTGGGCGTCATCCGGAACGGCCACCTCGTCGAGCTCGAAGATGTCGAGACGCTGCTCGAACGCGGCGGCAAGCGCGTCTCGATCCGCGTCGCCGAACCTGTCGAGGCTGGCGCGTTCGCCATCGAGGGCGCACACGACGTGAGCGTCACCGGCGACGAGCAGCCAGTCCAGCCCACCGCCGCCGACGGCAGCGGAGACGGCCCATCGACGGAGAGCGATGACACCTCGTCGGACGGCCGTGATGGGACGAGCGTGAACTTCACGTACACGGGCGATTACAACGCCCTGCTCGAACACCTCATCGGGTACGACGTCCTCGATCTCGACATTGAGGACGCACCACTCGAAGACGTGTTCATGCGATTCTATGGTGAGGTCGACCCCGACCGCAAGTCGGGCACCGTCGGGAGACAGGCGAATGTTTGA
- a CDS encoding LysE family translocator: MFDLSVLIAFIPAALGLIVAPGPDSIYTLTRAISDGRAAGITAALRSSSGSIVHTAGAVLGLSAIFRTSALAFTAVKFVGAGYLVYLGIQTILNREEFEITHETTEYTPAESYRHALMINVLNPKVAIFFLAFLPQFVQSNGNVPLQISLSE, from the coding sequence ATGTTTGACCTCAGTGTACTGATCGCATTCATTCCTGCTGCATTGGGTCTCATCGTCGCTCCTGGGCCGGACAGCATTTACACGCTGACCCGAGCCATCAGCGACGGACGAGCCGCAGGCATCACCGCCGCGCTTAGATCATCAAGCGGCAGTATCGTTCACACGGCTGGTGCTGTTCTGGGACTGTCGGCCATCTTCAGGACATCAGCGCTCGCGTTCACCGCAGTAAAATTCGTTGGCGCAGGCTACCTCGTGTACTTGGGCATTCAAACGATTCTGAATCGTGAAGAATTCGAGATCACACATGAGACGACCGAGTATACCCCGGCAGAGTCATACCGCCACGCGCTCATGATCAACGTCCTTAATCCGAAGGTTGCCATCTTCTTTCTGGCGTTTCTTCCGCAGTTTGTTCAATCGAATGGGAACGTTCCGCTCCAAATTTCGCTTTCAGAGTGA
- a CDS encoding FAD-binding oxidoreductase, translating into MRNYGLTCDNLTGATVVTTDGEIVRASESEHPDLFGGLRGGGGNFGVVTEFEFQLHEIGHEVLTVQIFHPFDVAGEALRMFREFMIDAPDELTCFPMIMTIPPMEPFPEEQQGETGIAFIGCWSGEVDAGRVALEPLISWGEPILPIVESMSYTAFKATSDEGQPGQRYYGKSVYIEELSDDLIDTLVDAIDALPNLFSSVWFESMGGAVTRVRSTETAFSHRDAAYNVGIGIGWSDPADDEAMMGWAQDIYEMVRPHSTEGIYANYLMQDDDVKHAFGENYDRLVKLKTEWDPENVFHMTQNIQPSADLQATSDQSQNRFPNRSFFLRPLANSIIGRCHSPRLSVPFESARICWR; encoded by the coding sequence ATGCGTAACTATGGCCTCACGTGCGACAATCTCACCGGCGCTACGGTCGTCACAACCGACGGCGAGATCGTCCGGGCGAGCGAGTCGGAACACCCCGACCTCTTCGGGGGGTTGCGCGGCGGTGGGGGCAACTTTGGCGTGGTGACCGAGTTCGAATTCCAACTCCATGAGATCGGCCACGAGGTGCTCACCGTCCAGATCTTCCACCCGTTCGACGTCGCCGGTGAGGCACTTCGGATGTTCCGGGAGTTCATGATCGACGCACCCGACGAGCTCACCTGTTTCCCGATGATCATGACCATCCCGCCGATGGAGCCCTTCCCCGAGGAGCAGCAGGGCGAGACGGGCATCGCGTTCATCGGCTGTTGGTCGGGTGAGGTCGACGCCGGTCGAGTCGCGTTGGAGCCGCTCATTTCGTGGGGCGAGCCGATCCTCCCGATCGTTGAGTCGATGTCGTACACCGCGTTCAAGGCAACCTCCGACGAGGGCCAGCCAGGCCAGCGCTACTACGGCAAATCGGTGTACATCGAGGAGCTTTCCGACGACCTCATCGATACGCTCGTTGATGCGATCGATGCCCTCCCCAACCTGTTCTCGAGCGTCTGGTTCGAGTCGATGGGCGGTGCCGTCACCCGAGTCAGATCCACCGAGACGGCCTTCTCACACCGGGATGCGGCGTACAACGTCGGAATTGGGATCGGGTGGTCGGACCCAGCCGACGACGAGGCGATGATGGGCTGGGCCCAAGACATCTACGAGATGGTGCGACCGCACTCGACGGAGGGGATCTACGCGAACTACTTGATGCAGGACGACGACGTGAAGCACGCCTTCGGCGAGAACTACGATCGCCTCGTCAAACTGAAAACCGAGTGGGATCCTGAGAACGTGTTCCACATGACCCAGAACATCCAGCCGTCGGCTGACCTCCAAGCCACTTCCGACCAATCTCAAAATCGATTCCCGAACCGCTCTTTTTTCCTTCGGCCTTTGGCGAACTCTATAATCGGCCGTTGTCATTCTCCTCGGTTGTCAGTGCCATTCGAATCCGCGAGGATCTGCTGGAGGTGA
- a CDS encoding ABC transporter permease subunit: MTLNVLRYEGEHRLKSAFGISVAFALLAMLFVASAPLITTNIAASAQFKQVMAELPQPFIEAFGLQSMTSLGGLLAGEFYTLMWAVFFGLYLTYSAAGSVRGDIDEDRMDVLLANPVSRTTVLVETFLSLLVPILIASVITPAAIYVGTLFIDPSIAVEELIMVHVLSIPYLLCCGAIGLVLSVLLDDKDTAQNAAIGVLFALYLFQSFIPVTDYGWLANIAPMRYFDANEIMLEGTYDFTSAGILLAATLVLIAVSQVRFTRMDIQ; the protein is encoded by the coding sequence ATGACTCTTAACGTCCTGCGTTACGAAGGAGAGCACCGACTCAAGAGCGCGTTCGGGATCAGCGTTGCGTTCGCGCTGCTGGCGATGTTGTTCGTCGCGTCCGCTCCGCTGATCACGACCAACATTGCCGCCAGCGCCCAGTTCAAGCAGGTCATGGCGGAGTTACCCCAGCCGTTCATCGAAGCGTTCGGTCTCCAGAGCATGACGAGTCTCGGAGGGCTACTCGCCGGCGAATTCTACACTCTGATGTGGGCGGTGTTTTTCGGTCTCTACCTCACGTACAGCGCGGCAGGGTCGGTTCGGGGCGATATCGACGAAGACCGGATGGACGTGCTGCTTGCGAACCCGGTCTCGCGGACGACCGTGCTCGTTGAGACGTTCCTCTCGCTGCTGGTACCGATCCTCATCGCCAGCGTCATCACGCCGGCGGCGATTTACGTCGGTACGCTATTCATCGACCCGTCGATAGCGGTGGAGGAACTCATCATGGTCCACGTACTCTCAATCCCGTACCTACTGTGTTGTGGGGCCATCGGGCTGGTGTTATCGGTGTTGCTTGACGACAAGGACACCGCCCAGAACGCGGCGATCGGCGTGCTCTTCGCGCTGTACCTGTTCCAGTCGTTCATCCCTGTGACGGACTACGGCTGGCTGGCAAACATCGCTCCGATGAGGTACTTCGACGCGAACGAAATCATGCTCGAAGGGACCTACGACTTCACGAGTGCGGGAATTCTGCTCGCTGCCACACTCGTATTGATAGCCGTGAGCCAGGTCCGTTTCACGCGGATGGACATTCAGTAA
- a CDS encoding enolase-like domain-containing protein, whose translation MQLYDRVKDLPLDIDSYELTHHEQNCTGDFARASVVLSIQDHAPDTPEFRRPCTQIALRGQESIGYGEDVTYDKVDHQALLESSSELPLAGKYTIASFSAALDRIDLFPNREPEREASRYYRRWALESAALDLALKQARMDLATVLDREYDPVRFVVSNRLGNPPTFDRVATWLELNPNLEFKLDIDSGWTGTLIGQLAEIDAVQVLDFKGRYKGTMVDQPSNADLYRRLIENFPDVLIEDPVLTDETQALFEGIEHRITWDAPITGVRSIEQLPFEPDWLNIKPSRFGTLESLFNSIEYCLNHDIQMYGGGQTELGVGRQHIHALASLFYPSSPNDIAPRPYNHPEPTSGLPTSPLSPPADPRGFEWH comes from the coding sequence ATGCAACTATATGACCGGGTGAAGGACTTGCCGCTCGATATAGACAGCTATGAACTCACCCACCACGAGCAGAACTGCACGGGGGATTTTGCCCGTGCAAGCGTCGTCTTATCAATACAAGACCACGCTCCAGACACTCCTGAATTCAGGAGACCATGCACTCAGATCGCACTGCGCGGACAGGAGAGTATCGGCTACGGCGAAGACGTTACCTATGACAAAGTAGACCATCAGGCGCTCCTCGAATCTTCGTCTGAACTCCCGCTTGCCGGGAAGTACACGATAGCGTCGTTTTCGGCAGCGCTCGACAGAATCGATCTCTTCCCCAACCGTGAACCAGAACGTGAGGCGTCTCGGTACTACCGCCGGTGGGCACTCGAAAGCGCGGCCCTTGATCTCGCACTCAAACAGGCTCGAATGGATTTGGCCACCGTCCTCGACCGGGAGTACGACCCTGTTCGGTTCGTTGTGAGCAACCGCCTTGGCAATCCCCCGACGTTTGACCGAGTAGCTACTTGGCTTGAATTGAACCCCAATTTGGAGTTCAAGCTAGACATCGACTCTGGATGGACAGGCACACTGATTGGACAACTCGCGGAGATCGATGCCGTGCAGGTTCTCGACTTCAAAGGCCGATACAAAGGAACGATGGTCGATCAGCCCTCGAATGCGGACCTCTATCGGCGTCTCATCGAGAATTTTCCTGATGTGCTCATCGAAGATCCCGTTCTCACCGACGAAACACAAGCACTCTTCGAAGGCATTGAACATCGAATCACATGGGATGCGCCGATCACGGGCGTGAGGAGTATCGAGCAACTACCGTTCGAACCCGACTGGCTAAACATCAAGCCTTCGAGATTCGGGACGCTTGAGAGCCTCTTCAATTCGATCGAGTACTGTCTCAATCACGATATCCAGATGTACGGCGGCGGTCAAACCGAGTTGGGTGTCGGCCGTCAGCACATCCACGCTCTCGCGTCGCTGTTCTATCCTTCGTCGCCGAATGATATCGCTCCCCGGCCGTACAATCACCCGGAACCCACTTCTGGCCTCCCAACTAGTCCACTCTCACCTCCAGCAGATCCTCGCGGATTCGAATGGCACTGA
- a CDS encoding alpha/beta fold hydrolase has translation MKQQVLFIHGAGGYEEDKKLAAELRDGLGTAYEVQYPQMPNEDHSGYEAWKNQIGKELAVLDGEVILLGHSLGGSILLKCLSEEKTETSIGGIFLIALPYWGPEGWQVSEYELEKNVASKLPSELPVFFYHGRDDEIVPFAHLALYAEKLPQATFREFDGRGHQFNNDLSEVAQDIKRL, from the coding sequence ATGAAACAACAAGTGCTGTTTATTCATGGTGCCGGTGGGTACGAAGAAGACAAAAAATTGGCAGCAGAGCTGCGGGATGGATTAGGGACTGCATACGAGGTGCAGTACCCACAGATGCCAAATGAAGATCATTCTGGATACGAGGCATGGAAAAATCAGATCGGAAAGGAACTCGCTGTGCTGGATGGCGAGGTGATTCTCCTTGGACACTCTCTGGGCGGTTCGATTCTGTTGAAATGTCTTTCCGAAGAGAAGACAGAAACGTCTATTGGCGGTATATTCCTTATCGCACTGCCGTACTGGGGTCCCGAAGGTTGGCAAGTCAGTGAATACGAACTGGAGAAAAACGTTGCGTCAAAGCTCCCGAGTGAATTGCCTGTATTCTTTTACCACGGCCGCGACGACGAAATAGTACCGTTTGCCCACCTCGCGCTGTACGCTGAAAAACTCCCGCAGGCAACGTTTCGCGAATTTGATGGCCGCGGACATCAGTTCAACAACGATTTGTCTGAAGTTGCCCAGGACATCAAAAGACTGTGA
- a CDS encoding ABC transporter permease, translating into MSNETTPSNTVVEEDLDDVLSRVERPSRPGPISASLTLGWRALLKIKHVPFQLLDVTAFPLMFTLLFTFLFGGALAGSPQQYIQFLLPGILVQSIVFITVYTGVGLNTDIEKGLFDRFQSLPIWQPAPLVGALLGDVLRYSMAALMVVGLGVVLGFRPGAGIVGVLLALALVLVFAFSVSWIWVLAGLLVDTPESVMTASFLLLFPLTFVSNIFVDPATMPAWLQTVVSVNPVTHLVDASRGLMHGNVALMDVTWVLIASAIIIIVFAPLSLHMYHKER; encoded by the coding sequence ATGAGCAACGAGACCACTCCATCGAACACAGTCGTCGAGGAGGATCTCGACGATGTCCTCTCGCGGGTCGAACGGCCGTCTCGCCCAGGCCCAATCTCCGCCTCGCTCACTCTCGGGTGGCGGGCGCTCCTGAAGATCAAGCACGTGCCGTTTCAGCTCCTCGACGTCACGGCATTCCCGCTCATGTTCACGCTGCTGTTCACCTTCCTGTTCGGGGGCGCTCTCGCCGGATCACCACAGCAGTATATCCAGTTCCTGCTGCCGGGTATCCTCGTCCAGTCTATCGTCTTCATCACTGTCTATACGGGCGTCGGCCTCAACACGGACATCGAGAAGGGCTTGTTCGACCGTTTCCAGTCACTCCCGATCTGGCAGCCTGCGCCGCTGGTCGGGGCACTCCTCGGCGACGTGTTGCGCTACTCGATGGCGGCGCTCATGGTTGTCGGGCTCGGTGTCGTTCTGGGTTTCCGTCCCGGAGCTGGGATTGTGGGAGTGCTCCTCGCGCTCGCGCTGGTGCTCGTCTTCGCGTTCAGCGTCTCATGGATCTGGGTTCTCGCGGGGTTGCTCGTCGACACCCCTGAGTCCGTTATGACGGCGAGCTTTCTTCTGCTCTTCCCGCTGACGTTTGTTAGCAACATCTTCGTCGACCCGGCGACCATGCCAGCGTGGCTCCAGACCGTGGTCAGCGTGAATCCCGTTACGCATCTCGTCGACGCCTCCCGGGGCCTCATGCATGGAAACGTCGCTTTGATGGATGTGACATGGGTGCTCATCGCCTCTGCCATAATCATTATCGTGTTCGCACCGCTATCGCTTCATATGTACCACAAGGAGCGATAA